From a region of the Bradyrhizobium manausense genome:
- a CDS encoding SDR family oxidoreductase: MRLFILGLGYSALHFVRKFGGSFSHVAGTVRDPATRNDLAGIELHGFSGSRPADATIDRIRESDVLIVSIPPGPLGDPALAALGDVMAAGRRKVVYLSTIGVYGDHAGGWVDESTPPQSSLDRARMRVAAEQAWTETAHGDVAILRLAGIYGPGRNALVTLRSGRARRIIKPGQVFNRIHVDDIASAIMAAISHQGCGTWNVCDDEPTPPQDVITYAAQLMGIAPPADEAFSTAEMSPMARSFYASSARVSNARLKRELGVALVHPTYRHGLDALWRAEDGTHAA; this comes from the coding sequence ATGCGACTCTTCATCCTCGGCCTCGGCTATAGCGCCCTGCATTTCGTCCGCAAGTTCGGCGGCAGCTTCTCGCATGTCGCCGGCACGGTGCGCGATCCCGCGACGCGGAACGACCTCGCCGGGATCGAGCTGCATGGCTTTTCCGGCAGCCGTCCGGCGGATGCCACGATCGACCGTATCCGCGAGTCCGATGTCCTCATCGTCTCCATCCCGCCCGGCCCCCTTGGCGATCCCGCGCTCGCCGCGCTCGGCGATGTGATGGCGGCGGGCCGCCGCAAGGTCGTTTATCTCTCCACCATCGGCGTCTACGGTGATCACGCCGGCGGATGGGTCGATGAGAGCACACCACCGCAATCTTCCCTCGATCGCGCGCGGATGCGGGTCGCCGCGGAACAAGCCTGGACGGAGACGGCGCACGGGGACGTCGCGATCCTGCGGCTTGCCGGCATCTACGGTCCCGGCCGCAACGCGCTGGTGACGCTGCGCAGCGGTAGGGCACGCCGCATCATCAAGCCCGGCCAGGTCTTCAACCGCATTCATGTCGACGACATCGCGAGCGCCATCATGGCAGCGATCAGCCATCAGGGCTGCGGCACCTGGAACGTCTGCGACGACGAGCCCACGCCGCCGCAGGACGTGATCACCTATGCCGCGCAGCTCATGGGCATTGCACCGCCCGCCGACGAAGCGTTCTCGACGGCCGAGATGTCGCCGATGGCGCGCAGCTTCTATGCCAGCAGCGCCCGCGTCTCCAATGCAAGATTGAAGCGCGAGCTTGGCGTCGCGCTTGTCCATCCGACCTATCGGCATGGCCTTGATGCACTGTGGCGCGCCGAAGATGGGACTCACGCGGCTTGA
- a CDS encoding HAD family hydrolase — translation MPAEAIAAADAAELIWNAAALILDVDGTLAETEELHRRAFNHAFARRELDWHWDRAIYKDLLRVTGGKERIRAFHARQWIAPPLSDADIAELHRIKTAHYAELVETGCCPLRPGVRDLLAAAKGRGQRLAIATTTSHGNIDALLSQALGPRWAADFDAIVAGDDVRHKKPAPDVYLEILARLKLSPSDCLAIEDSANGLVAASQAGIPVLITRSMYFRDDDFRDARCVLDDLEELG, via the coding sequence ATGCCGGCGGAAGCGATCGCTGCAGCGGATGCGGCAGAGCTGATCTGGAACGCGGCGGCGCTGATCCTCGATGTCGACGGGACCCTCGCCGAGACCGAGGAGCTGCATCGGCGGGCCTTCAACCACGCCTTCGCCCGTCGGGAGCTCGACTGGCATTGGGACCGCGCCATCTACAAGGATTTGCTGCGGGTGACCGGCGGCAAGGAGCGCATCCGCGCCTTCCACGCCAGGCAGTGGATTGCACCGCCGTTGTCGGACGCTGATATCGCCGAGCTTCACCGCATCAAGACGGCGCATTACGCCGAGCTGGTCGAGACCGGCTGCTGCCCTTTGCGGCCCGGCGTGCGGGACCTGCTCGCGGCCGCAAAGGGGCGCGGCCAGCGGCTGGCGATTGCGACGACGACCTCGCACGGCAATATCGATGCGCTGCTGTCGCAGGCACTGGGGCCGCGCTGGGCCGCGGACTTCGATGCGATCGTTGCCGGCGACGATGTCAGGCACAAGAAGCCGGCGCCGGACGTCTATCTCGAGATTCTGGCGCGACTGAAGCTGTCGCCTTCGGATTGCCTCGCGATCGAGGATTCTGCGAATGGGCTGGTTGCAGCCTCGCAGGCGGGCATTCCCGTGCTCATCACCCGCAGCATGTATTTCCGCGATGATGATTTCCGGGACGCCCGGTGCGTGCTGGATGATCTCGAGGAGCTCGGATAG
- a CDS encoding alpha-hydroxy acid oxidase, with protein MRLTECHNFHDFRRLAQSRLPGPIFDYIDGGADDETTLRRNSASFEHCDLLPNVLRGVQQVDLSVTVMGQKLAQPFYCSPTALQRLFHYDGERAVAAAAAKFGTMFGVSSLGTVSLEELRRAYDTPQVYQFYFHRDRGLNRAMMQRAREAGVEVMMLTVDSITGGNRERDLRTGFSIPFRLTLPGMLQFAIKPRWGIDYVTHEKFRLPQLDEHVDMGGGTMSIGRYFTEMLDPAMNWDDVAEMVKTWSGPFCLKGIMSVEDARRAVDIGCAGIVLSNHGGRQLDGSRSAFDQLAEIVDAVGDRIDVMMDGGIQRGTHVLKALSLGAKAVGLGRYYLYPLAAAGQPGVERALGLLRAELERGMKLMGCNSVSQLSRANLRFR; from the coding sequence ATGCGCCTGACAGAGTGTCACAACTTCCACGACTTCCGGCGGCTGGCGCAGAGCCGGCTGCCCGGCCCGATCTTTGATTATATCGACGGCGGGGCCGACGACGAGACGACCCTCCGCCGCAACAGCGCCAGCTTCGAGCATTGCGATCTCTTGCCCAACGTGCTGCGCGGCGTGCAGCAGGTCGACCTCTCGGTGACAGTCATGGGCCAGAAGCTCGCGCAGCCGTTCTATTGCTCGCCGACCGCCTTGCAGCGGCTGTTTCATTATGATGGCGAGCGTGCGGTCGCCGCTGCGGCTGCGAAATTTGGCACCATGTTCGGTGTCTCCTCGCTTGGCACCGTGAGCCTGGAGGAATTGCGCAGGGCCTATGATACGCCGCAGGTCTATCAATTCTACTTCCACCGGGATCGCGGCCTCAACCGCGCCATGATGCAGCGCGCCAGGGAGGCGGGCGTCGAGGTGATGATGCTGACGGTCGACAGCATCACCGGCGGAAATCGCGAGCGCGATCTGCGCACCGGGTTCAGCATTCCCTTCCGCCTGACGCTTCCCGGCATGCTGCAGTTCGCGATCAAGCCGCGGTGGGGCATTGATTACGTCACCCACGAGAAGTTCCGGCTGCCGCAACTGGACGAGCATGTCGACATGGGCGGCGGCACCATGTCGATCGGCCGCTATTTCACCGAGATGCTCGACCCCGCGATGAACTGGGACGACGTTGCGGAGATGGTGAAGACCTGGAGCGGGCCGTTTTGCCTGAAGGGGATCATGTCGGTGGAAGACGCGCGCCGCGCGGTCGACATCGGCTGCGCGGGGATCGTCCTGTCAAATCATGGCGGCCGCCAGCTCGACGGCTCCCGTTCGGCTTTCGATCAGCTTGCCGAAATTGTCGATGCCGTGGGCGACCGCATCGACGTGATGATGGATGGCGGAATTCAGCGCGGAACGCATGTCTTGAAAGCGCTGTCGCTCGGGGCCAAGGCTGTGGGGCTAGGGCGTTATTATCTCTATCCGCTCGCGGCCGCCGGCCAACCTGGCGTCGAACGGGCCCTCGGCCTGCTGCGCGCCGAGCTCGAGCGCGGCATGAAGCTGATGGGCTGCAATTCGGTCAGCCAGCTCTCGCGCGCCAATCTGCGTTTCAGGTAG
- the uxuA gene encoding mannonate dehydratase, producing MMLEGWRWYGPNDPVSLDDVRQAGASDIVSALHQVPIGEAWTRKAVEERKNFIENGQPGRSQLTWSVVESVPIPDDVKRLGGKATKSIEAWIASLEAVAASDIKIICYNFMPVVDWCRTDLEWELPNGARALRFDQDRFAAFELHILERPAARQEYSPEQQACAKKLFDQMSQADIDYLVMVIASALPGSTTEPMTIPQFRDKLDAYRDITPKILRQHLAEFLARVAPVAEQLGVSLPLHPDDPPRPLFGLPRIASTAEDYQALFDAVPSKANGICLCTGSLGVRAENDLPAMAERFGPRIAFAHLRATRREADGVSFHESDHLDGDVDMIAVLKALLKENARRPPDRRIVFRPDHGHRMLDDLAATKRTNPGYTAIGRLRGLAELRGAIRAIGHR from the coding sequence ATGATGCTCGAGGGATGGCGCTGGTACGGACCGAATGATCCGGTTTCCCTGGACGACGTCAGGCAGGCCGGCGCGAGCGACATCGTCTCGGCGCTGCATCAGGTGCCGATCGGCGAGGCCTGGACGCGCAAGGCGGTCGAGGAGCGCAAGAATTTCATCGAGAACGGCCAGCCCGGCCGCTCGCAATTGACCTGGTCGGTGGTGGAATCGGTTCCGATCCCCGACGACGTCAAACGTCTTGGCGGCAAAGCGACGAAGTCGATCGAGGCCTGGATCGCGAGCCTGGAAGCGGTCGCTGCGTCAGACATCAAGATCATCTGCTACAATTTCATGCCCGTGGTCGACTGGTGCCGCACGGATCTCGAATGGGAATTGCCGAACGGCGCACGCGCCCTGCGCTTCGATCAGGACCGGTTTGCGGCGTTCGAGCTTCACATTCTGGAGCGACCGGCCGCACGTCAGGAATATTCGCCCGAGCAGCAGGCGTGCGCCAAGAAGCTGTTCGACCAGATGAGCCAAGCCGATATCGACTATCTCGTCATGGTGATCGCCAGCGCGCTGCCGGGCTCGACCACCGAGCCGATGACCATTCCGCAATTCCGCGACAAGCTGGACGCCTATCGCGACATCACGCCAAAGATCCTGCGGCAGCATCTCGCTGAATTCCTGGCCCGCGTCGCCCCGGTCGCCGAGCAACTCGGCGTATCCTTGCCCCTGCACCCGGATGATCCGCCGCGGCCGCTGTTTGGCCTGCCGCGTATCGCCTCCACGGCAGAGGACTACCAGGCGCTGTTCGATGCTGTGCCGTCAAAGGCCAACGGCATCTGCCTGTGCACCGGCTCGCTCGGCGTGCGTGCCGAGAACGATTTGCCCGCAATGGCCGAACGCTTCGGCCCGCGCATCGCCTTTGCCCATCTGCGCGCGACCAGGCGCGAGGCCGATGGTGTGTCCTTCCACGAGTCCGACCATCTCGACGGCGACGTCGACATGATTGCGGTGCTGAAGGCGCTCTTGAAGGAGAACGCGCGGCGGCCACCGGACAGGAGAATTGTGTTCCGACCTGATCACGGCCACCGCATGCTCGACGATCTCGCCGCCACCAAGCGCACCAATCCCGGCTATACTGCGATCGGCCGCCTCCGCGGTCTCGCCGAGCTCCGTGGCGCAATTCGCGCGATCGGGCATCGATAG
- a CDS encoding nuclear transport factor 2 family protein, producing the protein MAKDNEVIAANAAFYAAFSTGDFDGMKQMWADDDAISCIHPGWPAIVGHATVIGSWRDILQSPERPQIVCAEPQAIVDGDSARVLCIEIVDGTALAAANHFRRVGDGWRLVHHQSSPIAQIVEQAEDDRASHRVH; encoded by the coding sequence ATGGCAAAGGACAACGAGGTCATCGCCGCGAACGCGGCTTTCTACGCCGCCTTCTCGACGGGCGATTTTGACGGCATGAAGCAGATGTGGGCGGATGACGATGCCATTTCCTGCATTCATCCCGGCTGGCCTGCGATCGTCGGCCATGCCACCGTGATCGGCAGCTGGCGCGACATCCTGCAGAGCCCTGAGAGGCCGCAAATCGTCTGTGCCGAGCCGCAGGCGATCGTCGACGGCGACAGTGCCCGTGTGCTCTGCATCGAAATCGTCGATGGCACTGCGCTCGCCGCCGCCAACCATTTCCGCCGCGTCGGCGACGGCTGGAGGCTGGTGCATCACCAGTCGAGCCCGATCGCACAGATCGTCGAGCAGGCAGAGGACGACCGAGCAAGCCACCGGGTACACTGA
- a CDS encoding dienelactone hydrolase family protein, with product MSIETTMTADVVGLTKVAPVSRRGFMSATAAVAAGYTLAAGPVRAEVITTDTSGLQAGDAKIKVGSAEMPAYFARPAGNTKAPVIIVAMEIFGLHEYIKDVTRRLAKLGAFAVAPDYYFRKGSDLTKITDIKDLLTIVNAKPDAELLSDLDATAAWAGSQGGDTAKLGIIGFCRGGRTVWEYAAHSGMLKAGVAFYGPPVDAPNPLWPKSPLQLAPEMKAPVLGLYGGADTGIPVAQVEQFKAALAQNKKTAEFKIYPDAPHGFHADYRSSYRKDAAEDAWKQAQAWFKKYGVLS from the coding sequence ATGAGCATCGAAACCACCATGACGGCCGACGTGGTCGGGTTGACGAAAGTCGCCCCGGTCTCGCGTCGCGGATTCATGAGCGCCACTGCGGCCGTCGCCGCCGGCTATACGCTTGCGGCAGGTCCCGTCCGCGCCGAGGTGATCACGACCGACACCAGCGGTCTTCAGGCCGGCGACGCCAAGATCAAGGTCGGTTCCGCGGAGATGCCGGCTTATTTCGCCCGACCGGCCGGGAACACCAAGGCTCCTGTGATCATCGTCGCGATGGAGATCTTTGGCCTGCACGAATACATCAAGGACGTAACGCGGCGCCTCGCCAAGCTCGGCGCCTTCGCGGTTGCGCCCGACTATTACTTCCGCAAGGGCAGCGATCTCACCAAGATCACCGACATCAAGGACCTGTTGACGATCGTCAACGCCAAGCCGGATGCCGAGCTGCTGTCCGATCTCGACGCGACTGCGGCCTGGGCGGGATCGCAGGGCGGCGACACCGCCAAGCTCGGCATCATCGGCTTCTGCCGCGGCGGCCGCACGGTCTGGGAGTATGCCGCCCACAGCGGCATGCTCAAGGCCGGGGTCGCCTTCTATGGTCCGCCGGTCGATGCGCCCAATCCGCTCTGGCCGAAGAGCCCGCTCCAGCTCGCGCCCGAGATGAAGGCGCCGGTGCTTGGTCTCTATGGCGGCGCCGATACCGGCATTCCCGTCGCCCAGGTCGAGCAGTTCAAGGCGGCGCTCGCGCAGAACAAGAAGACGGCCGAGTTCAAGATCTATCCCGACGCGCCGCACGGCTTCCATGCCGACTACCGCAGCAGCTACCGCAAGGACGCGGCAGAAGACGCCTGGAAGCAGGCGCAAGCCTGGTTCAAGAAATACGGTGTGTTGAGCTGA